The Hypanus sabinus isolate sHypSab1 chromosome 19, sHypSab1.hap1, whole genome shotgun sequence genomic sequence AAAGGTAGACGGAAAGAAGTGCTTACAGCACGTCGGTAACTATCATCGTTCAAGGAATAGCattattccttcacactgaacaACTCTGAAGCCGAAGAGTATGTGACAAGGTAAGGCACGCCTAACAAGCAGAATGTCTCATAGCAAAAGAGGCGTTGCCCGTTGGGAGGCCAGTAAAGAGCGACCTGATTACAGAGTGTATTCGAAGCACAGGCTCGATTGGAAACGAGGGGCTTTTCGCTGTCACAGGCGTGCAAGAGTGGAGTGTGCCAAAGCGGGCATTGTTTTTGGCCGTTGCAGCCAGCGCCAACCTACCGTGTCTTCGGGGGTGACATTACGCCCAGCCAACGTCTACGGTAACCGGGCACCAGGCATGAGAGCACCCAGAAATACCAATCAGTTCCTGATGCACGAAAAATATCAATTAATGCATATAAGGTCGGACTCGattggaagtgacagtggctcaGAAATAGAGCTGGATATTGACATCGACTCGTATTTGGGCGTGTTAGAGAATGCCCGTGGCGGGCTGGACTGCATCACGACTCCCCCGTGTGACGAGAATCTGCTACACTTCGAATTCTTCGAGTCAGTAGATCATGATCAGAGTATACAATACTTTCCTTCAGAGGACGACGTGGTGAAAAGCGAAAGTTTTATGCGACAGGACTTTGCAGCATTTTGTAGTGCATTTGAGAATTGAATTTTATAGTTGTTTACCTTGAGGCAAGCTTTTGTAAAAGGGGGCGGGAAGATTATTTTCCACCTAGAGTAACGTCTGCGAATTATTCCAATAATGTACTTTGCCAATaaacttgttttatttttaacattgTCGAGTCAATGTTTAAAATGTGTTCGAAGTAAGTCTAAGTCCGAAACgttggtttctctttccacaagtaGTAAATTCAACCGATACTAGCACCTGCAAATTTGTGTTGCAAGATCCATTAATGTTCCTTTATAATATTTAGATCCAATAGTTTATCTTCTAGAATCGCTGAATGGTGAAAAATCGATCCGCGCGTATCTagaactttttaaaatatatagggCTTGCATATTAACTTGTCAGGAGATACTTAAGTTCGCGTTGAATTCATTTTTAGAATCGCGAGAATTCGCCTGCGCGCTGAAGAGGAGGTGCCGGTACTATTGAATTCCGCAGTTGAGAATAAAAACATCGGGAAGGGGGATGGTCTTCAGACAAATTGCCAATAGTTGGGAGTATTTAAAGATTCTTTAGTGGCATTGACGGCTTTTTTTCAAGTCTGCAACTTCAAAATAACGAAGTTCTCAATAATTCGGATGTTTTAGTATTTGCAGAGCTAAGACAGATTCTTATAATGAATAAGGTAAGTGGAAGCGGGCGTGATTCTAAGGATTGTCAAGGAGTTGTGAGTTTAATCGCGGTGAAAATTCTTAATACGCGCGTAAATTGGATTTTGTATCAGTACAGGGCTGAGCGTTCTTAAAACTAAAGTacttcagtttaatatctgatTTAAATGTAATTACACAAATGGTTTTGCAAAGAGCGGGCAAAACAATTGGAAGTTATTGCGGTGTTTTACTAAATTAACCAAAAGCAGTTCAGTTAACTGTACGGTGAACATTTCTTCCGAATAGGTGGTCTTGAAGCCAGTGCCAGAGACTGACAGCCCTTTAACTACTGGGTTCAAACTACAGCAAAGAGTTCTGGTCGGAGACCTTGCTATGTTTTATCCCTTAAACATTATTAGTTGGTAAGTGGGACGTACTTTGAAGTAATTAGATGTAGCTCATTACTTCAAAGTATTGGCCATGTGCTTTGAATTAAAGTGACTATACTAACCACCAGCCTAGGTAAGTAATAATGTAACAATAGATAAGTAGGTATCAGGTTGTTTCAAATTTTAATTGAGAAATTTTTGGTACAagaataatgaaaatataatagTGCTCTTAGGATATTTTAAACCTAGCTTCCAGCTGCACTCTCAAGTGGATGCTGAAGGCAAGAACACAGTCAACAAGTGTGGTTCCCATTTTTCTGGGATAAATATTGCTGGAAGAAGTGTGATATCAGCAAATGTTTCTTTGTGATTTGCATTAACCACAAATTGTTACATTTTGGCAGTTACATAGCAAGAGAACCACTTATTCTATGAATTAAGTGTATCAGAAGGTCACCATGTGTTGTCATACACTTTGTAATGCAGGATTTCTGCAGTAAAACCACAATTATCAGCTGGAGCTGTATAGAGGAAAAAAAATGATACTATTTGAAGGGCAAAAAACACCCTATGCTCCCAAAATAATCCCCCACTTCCATATGTATCATTTGAATTGAAGTTAATAGGTAGTCTTCCCAAATGTCTCATGCTAAAAATTTAATAACTCTTCAAAAGACCAAAGTCCATGACTTGATATACagtttaaaatacattttttgTACAAAAAATCTACAAAAATCAAAGCTTTAAAATCCCCTAATAGTTTATTCAGCTTTTCTCCAGTCTTATAATTTCTAACCTTAGGCTGACCTAACTTACAAGTCTAAGTCAGCAGTGGTCCCAGTTATGACTACAGGTAATAAAACCAGAATAAAATACTTATTTAATAGATCACAGTAAAGCTTCAAATATTTCTCGTGTGTTTTCTGTTTGGATTAACAGCACCATCATTCCCATGAACTGATCTATTGCGTGTCTTTTTTTCTCCGTTTTTCTGTTTTGTGCTTCTTTTGGTATTCCTGAGAAATGGGAATAAAATGTGACATTATACAAAACATTAGATTAACATGTTTTCTTGGGTCCATAGATAAGTGATCATCTAAACAGGACAGCATTTCCAGCAAGTGGGATATGCAAGTATTCTCTTTTATACACTTTTGGAGGTGCACCACAATTAAAGCTAATTGTTGAGTTCAGAAGCAATGTGAACCAGTTTGCATTGGGGTAATCAGTGGTAGAgaaagtcagcagctttaaattcctgggtgttaacacaAAAAACGACCTCTCCCAAGCCCAGCATATAGATGCAATCATAAGGAAAACATCAATGTCTTAAAGcttgtcaccacacattctaacAAACTTTTACAGACATACCACACAGTATCTTGACTGGTGGCATCATAGGCAATTTGAATGTGTATgaacacaagaagctgcagactGCAGTGGACTCTGCCCAAAATATCAGTGACATCCCTCCCAACCTTCTTGTATCTACAGGAGGCTTGCATTAAGGTGGCAAAATCCATCATGAAAGATTCCTGCCAGCCAGTCCATGCCATTTTCTCACAGATAATGTCAGCAAGAAGTACagaaccctgcactccccccaCATGGCTCGAGCAGCTACTTCACTTCAATGACTCAAtgcttgaaccaaccagcaaagcTCTAATCACTATGATTTAATACACTACCATCACTGAACTAAAATAAAAgcttttttgttttaattatttcTTGTAAAATGTGCATAATGTATgtttttcttctgaattctgcttatatgatgctgtaTGCTTGTGATTCTGCTTTAAGTTTTTATTTGCATCAGTGCATAAATCAATAAACTTTTACCATTCAGATAAAAATGTTAAAACAACTCACAGAAATATAAAAGAATGAGATACTATTTTTAAGAAACAGTACATTTCCCTGGCTAATAATTTTTCTTCAATCAACATCACAAAAGTATACCACTTTACTGCTTGTTGAAGATTTTTCAGTGTAAAATGACTAGGAATACTGTATTTCTGACATTACAATAGCAACCTTTCAGCGGTGCTTCATTGGTGCAGAGATAAGTAGCCAATGATGTAAAAATAATGGAATAGCAAGCTAAAAAGTGAACATAACATGACACAATCCAATATTAAGATTGAAAAAGGATATAGGATGAACTAGTTAAAAAATTTGAATAAGGCAGACATAACCAAATGCAGTAATTAGCCACAACACACTTGGTAGAACCTTTAACTGATATACCAACAAACAACCAAAGGCTTTATTTAATAAAATTTGCCTGACATTATACAGATTGATGGTTCctctgtcaaaacatggaggaaccttcacaaactctcagtccccaatgaccctgtgatttcagtctctgaggccaaaaAGATAGCAaacttcaggaggatgaacctgC encodes the following:
- the wu:fb55g09 gene encoding uncharacterized protein wu:fb55g09 — translated: MSHSKRGVARWEASKERPDYRVYSKHRLDWKRGAFRCHRRARVECAKAGIVFGRCSQRQPTVSSGVTLRPANVYGNRAPGMRAPRNTNQFLMHEKYQLMHIRSDSIGSDSGSEIELDIDIDSYLGVLENARGGLDCITTPPCDENLLHFEFFESVDHDQSIQYFPSEDDVVKSESFMRQDFAAFCSAFEN